Proteins from a genomic interval of Orbaceae bacterium lpD02:
- the mreD gene encoding rod shape-determining protein MreD: MNNSARCYWVICLTLFVGLLLQIMPWTSSIYVLKPHWLMLVLVYWILVLPHRIGIGTAFLVGIILDLFLGTVLGVHAFIFSLIAYLVLFRVQLVRNLALWQQSFIIFALSFIYDLLLFIFEIAIYQMITFSPLIFLSMFVDGILWIWIFLLLQQIRHNFAIE, from the coding sequence ATGAATAATTCAGCTCGCTGTTATTGGGTAATTTGCTTGACCTTATTTGTTGGCTTATTATTGCAAATCATGCCATGGACATCGTCAATTTATGTTTTAAAACCGCACTGGTTAATGTTAGTTTTGGTTTATTGGATATTAGTTTTACCGCATCGAATAGGAATTGGAACCGCATTCTTGGTCGGTATTATATTAGATTTATTTTTAGGTACAGTGCTTGGCGTACACGCCTTTATTTTCTCCTTGATAGCTTATCTCGTACTTTTTAGAGTTCAACTAGTTAGAAACTTAGCATTGTGGCAACAGTCGTTTATTATCTTTGCGTTATCTTTTATTTATGATTTATTGCTATTCATATTCGAAATTGCCATATACCAAATGATAACTTTTTCCCCGCTTATTTTCTTATCGATGTTTGTCGATGGAATTTTGTGGATATGGATATTTTTGCTGTTACAACAAATTAGGCATAACTTTGCAATAGAATAA
- a CDS encoding rod shape-determining protein, translating into MFKKIRGIFSNDLSIDLGTANTLIYVKGQGIVLNEPSVVAIRQDRSGAPKSVAAVGHAAKQMLGRTPGNIAAIRPMKDGVIADFSVTEKMLQYFIRQVHSHSFLRPSPRVLVCVPVGATQVERRAIRESALGAGAREVYLIEEPMAAAIGADLPVSEPTGSMVVDIGGGTTEVAVISLNGVVYSASARIGGDRFDEAIINYVRRNYGALIGEVTAERIKHTIGSAYPGNEVLEIEVRGRNLAEGVPRSFTLNSNEILEALQEPLTGIVSAVKVALEQCPPELASDISEHGMVLTGGGALLRNIDKLLSAETGIHVVVAEDPLTCVARGGGKALEMVDMHGGDLFSED; encoded by the coding sequence ATGTTTAAAAAAATTCGTGGTATTTTTTCTAATGACCTCTCTATCGATTTAGGTACTGCAAATACGCTTATTTATGTTAAAGGTCAAGGTATAGTCCTTAATGAGCCATCAGTTGTTGCTATTCGCCAAGATCGTAGTGGTGCACCAAAAAGCGTTGCTGCAGTCGGGCATGCCGCTAAACAGATGTTAGGAAGAACACCTGGAAATATTGCAGCGATTCGACCAATGAAAGATGGTGTGATTGCTGATTTTTCTGTGACAGAAAAAATGTTACAGTATTTTATCAGGCAAGTTCATAGCCATAGTTTTTTAAGGCCAAGTCCCAGAGTACTTGTGTGTGTACCAGTTGGTGCTACTCAGGTTGAACGCCGAGCTATTCGTGAATCAGCATTAGGCGCTGGAGCGAGAGAAGTTTATTTGATTGAAGAGCCAATGGCAGCAGCGATTGGCGCTGATCTACCAGTATCAGAACCAACGGGGTCTATGGTGGTTGATATTGGTGGCGGGACAACAGAAGTAGCGGTGATATCACTAAATGGAGTTGTTTACTCAGCTTCAGCACGTATTGGCGGAGATCGTTTTGATGAAGCAATCATAAATTATGTCAGACGTAATTATGGCGCATTAATCGGTGAAGTAACGGCTGAACGAATTAAACATACTATTGGTAGTGCTTACCCGGGTAATGAGGTCCTTGAAATTGAAGTTAGGGGCCGTAATTTAGCAGAGGGCGTACCACGTAGCTTTACGTTAAACTCAAACGAAATTTTAGAAGCATTGCAAGAACCGTTAACGGGTATTGTCAGCGCAGTTAAAGTTGCATTGGAACAGTGTCCACCAGAGCTTGCATCAGATATTTCTGAGCATGGCATGGTGCTTACTGGCGGCGGTGCATTATTGCGTAATATTGATAAATTACTTTCTGCAGAGACTGGAATTCATGTTGTTGTTGCCGAAGATCCATTAACTTGTGTAGCAAGAGGCGGTGGTAAAGCGCTTGAAATGGTAGACATGCACGGTGGCGATCTATTTAGTGAAGATTAG
- the tldD gene encoding metalloprotease TldD, whose amino-acid sequence MLLTEVSERVLTANNLRYGDLTHLLDILSARQIDYGDVYFLSGYYESWTLDDKIIKNASFHRDQGVGIRAITGDKTGFAYTDQISFVKLEQSAVAAQSIVHSRSPLLVTPLKSSQQLAIYSSINPISSIQQEVKILLLQHVDRLARSLDKRVIDVTASLSGSYEDILIAATDGTFAADTRPLVRLSVSVLVEESGVRERGSSGGGGRFSYDYFFTTNPLTGESQADSYTREAVRLALVALSASAAPAGSMPVVLGAGWPAVLLHEAVGHGLEGDFNRKNSSVFSGKIGELVTSELCTIVDDATLKERRGSLTIDDEGVVGQRTVLIENGVLKGYMFDKLNAKLMSTESTGNGRRESYSYLPMPRMTNTYMLGGNSTFDNIISSVEYGLYAPGFAGGQVDITSGQFVFSTSEAYLIEKGKITKPVKGATLIGSGIEAMQKISMVADDMALDIGVGVCGKAGQSVPVGVGQPTLKVDSLTVGGTVSR is encoded by the coding sequence ATGCTATTAACCGAGGTCAGTGAGCGAGTACTTACTGCAAATAATTTAAGATATGGTGATCTTACCCATCTGCTTGATATATTGTCCGCTAGGCAAATTGATTATGGAGATGTGTATTTTTTATCTGGTTATTATGAGAGTTGGACTTTGGATGATAAAATTATCAAAAATGCCTCTTTTCATCGGGACCAGGGTGTAGGCATTCGCGCGATAACGGGTGATAAAACAGGTTTTGCTTATACTGATCAAATTTCATTTGTTAAGCTTGAGCAAAGTGCAGTTGCAGCACAAAGTATTGTTCATAGTCGATCCCCATTGCTTGTTACACCATTAAAATCAAGTCAACAACTTGCTATTTACTCAAGTATTAATCCGATTAGTAGTATACAGCAGGAAGTGAAAATTTTATTGTTACAGCATGTAGATAGATTGGCTCGTTCGTTAGATAAAAGAGTTATTGATGTCACCGCAAGCCTCTCTGGTAGTTATGAAGATATCTTAATTGCGGCAACCGATGGTACATTTGCCGCAGATACTCGACCATTAGTTAGATTATCTGTCTCAGTTTTAGTTGAAGAAAGTGGTGTAAGAGAAAGAGGAAGTAGTGGTGGTGGAGGTCGTTTTAGCTATGATTATTTCTTTACTACCAATCCACTAACAGGTGAAAGTCAAGCTGATAGTTATACAAGAGAAGCGGTGCGGTTAGCATTAGTTGCATTATCGGCATCTGCAGCGCCAGCTGGCTCTATGCCGGTAGTATTAGGTGCTGGCTGGCCAGCAGTGCTTTTACATGAAGCGGTAGGACATGGACTTGAAGGTGACTTCAATCGTAAAAATTCGTCAGTTTTTTCAGGTAAAATTGGTGAATTAGTTACTTCTGAATTATGTACGATTGTTGATGATGCAACGCTTAAAGAGCGACGAGGTTCGTTGACCATCGATGATGAGGGCGTTGTAGGGCAGCGCACAGTTCTTATTGAAAATGGCGTTTTAAAAGGCTATATGTTTGATAAATTAAATGCTAAATTGATGTCAACTGAATCGACAGGCAATGGAAGAAGGGAGAGTTACTCTTATTTACCAATGCCTAGAATGACTAACACGTACATGCTTGGTGGTAACTCAACATTTGATAATATTATTAGCAGTGTTGAATATGGCTTATATGCACCAGGTTTTGCTGGAGGTCAAGTTGATATTACTTCAGGACAGTTTGTTTTTTCGACGTCTGAAGCTTATTTAATCGAAAAAGGGAAAATAACTAAACCAGTAAAAGGTGCAACTCTCATTGGTTCTGGTATTGAAGCGATGCAAAAAATTTCTATGGTTGCCGATGATATGGCGCTTGATATTGGTGTCGGTGTATGCGGTAAAGCAGGACAAAGTGTGCCAGTCGGTGTTGGGCAACCAACATTAAAGGTTGATAGTTTAACCGTTGGTGGCACAGTGAGTCGCTGA
- the accB gene encoding acetyl-CoA carboxylase biotin carboxyl carrier protein, with amino-acid sequence MDIRKIKKLIELVEESGISELEISEGEESVRISRALPPAAYPVQNIHVAQPAPNFVNTITETTPTVVPSNDQCAMTGQTIKSPMVGTFYRTPSPDSKSFVEVGQTVSVGDVLCIVEAMKMMNQIESEKAGTIKAILVENGQPVEFDQPLFVIE; translated from the coding sequence ATGGATATACGCAAAATAAAGAAATTAATTGAATTAGTTGAAGAGTCTGGTATTTCTGAGTTAGAAATTTCAGAAGGTGAAGAATCAGTAAGAATTAGTCGAGCTCTACCTCCTGCCGCTTACCCAGTCCAAAACATTCATGTTGCCCAACCAGCACCCAATTTCGTTAATACTATAACAGAAACTACACCAACAGTCGTGCCAAGTAATGACCAGTGCGCGATGACAGGTCAAACAATCAAATCGCCAATGGTTGGTACGTTTTACCGTACCCCAAGCCCTGATTCTAAATCTTTTGTAGAAGTTGGTCAAACTGTTAGCGTCGGCGATGTGTTATGTATCGTTGAAGCAATGAAAATGATGAATCAAATAGAATCAGAAAAAGCAGGTACTATTAAAGCGATTTTAGTTGAAAACGGACAACCAGTTGAATTTGATCAACCATTATTTGTAATCGAATAA
- the mreC gene encoding rod shape-determining protein MreC, producing the protein MKRIFTKGTPLGFQLFVVLTLAIFLIVYDVKSRAFSIVRYYLDTIISPLYYISNSPRVTFDSLAEMSKTRLEISAENMDLKYELKSQQSELLQLAYLKKENNRLRDLLGSPLQHDEFKKVAQVLLADTDPYLYQIVLNKGTKDEVFVGQPVLDEKGIVGQIYKTAYSTSRAILVCDYQHAVPVQILRNDMRMVAVGNGCNNDLLLDFLPNNVDIQVGDVLVTSGLDGRFPEGYPVATVSSVKLDIHGSTPIISATPTADLKRLRYLLLLWNDKNKSANAKETQEVLNNE; encoded by the coding sequence ATGAAACGAATATTTACTAAGGGAACACCGCTCGGTTTTCAATTGTTTGTCGTTTTGACGTTAGCTATTTTTTTAATTGTATATGATGTTAAATCCCGAGCTTTTTCTATTGTCCGTTATTATTTAGATACAATTATTTCTCCTTTATATTATATTTCTAATTCGCCACGTGTAACTTTTGATTCATTAGCGGAAATGTCTAAAACAAGACTAGAAATTTCCGCTGAAAATATGGATTTGAAGTATGAATTGAAAAGCCAGCAAAGTGAATTGTTACAATTGGCTTATTTAAAGAAAGAAAATAATAGGCTTCGAGATTTGTTAGGTTCACCTTTGCAGCACGATGAGTTTAAAAAAGTTGCTCAAGTTCTGCTTGCCGATACCGATCCTTATTTATATCAAATAGTATTAAATAAAGGTACAAAAGATGAAGTTTTTGTTGGGCAACCAGTACTTGATGAGAAAGGTATTGTTGGACAAATTTATAAAACCGCTTATAGCACGAGCCGTGCTATTTTAGTCTGCGATTATCAACACGCGGTGCCGGTTCAAATACTAAGAAATGATATGAGAATGGTTGCAGTTGGCAATGGTTGTAATAATGACCTTTTGCTCGATTTTTTGCCTAATAATGTTGATATTCAAGTCGGTGACGTACTAGTTACTTCAGGCCTTGATGGTCGGTTTCCTGAAGGTTATCCTGTTGCGACTGTGAGTTCAGTTAAACTTGATATTCATGGCTCAACACCAATCATATCCGCCACGCCAACTGCAGATTTGAAACGATTGCGTTATCTATTATTATTATGGAATGATAAAAACAAATCAGCGAATGCGAAAGAGACCCAAGAGGTACTAAATAATGAATAA
- the accC gene encoding acetyl-CoA carboxylase biotin carboxylase subunit has translation MLDKILIANRGEIALRILRACKELGIHTVAVHSTADKDLKHVLLADETVCIGPAPSAKSYLNVPALIAAAEVTGASAIHPGYGFLSENADFAEQVERSGFIFVGPKADTIRLMGDKVSAIDAMKKAGVPCVPGSDGSLSNDIETNKKIAKKIGYPVIIKASGGGGGRGMRIVRHEKDLEQSIKMTKMEAKTAFNNDMVYMEKFLENPRHIEIQVLADGQGQAIYLGERDCSMQRRHQKVVEEAPAIGITPKMRQFIGERCANACIEIGYRGAGTFEFLFENGEFYFIEMNTRIQVEHPVTEMITSVDLIREQIRIASGLPLSIKQKDVHIKGHAIECRINAEDAKTFMPSPGKITRFHAPGGFGIRWESHIYAGYSVPPHYDSMIGKLIAYGETRDIAIVRMKNALAELVIDGIKTNIELHIEIMNDENFQKGGTNIHYLEKKLGIYE, from the coding sequence ATGCTTGATAAAATTTTAATTGCGAACCGAGGCGAAATCGCCTTGCGTATCTTAAGGGCATGCAAAGAGCTTGGAATTCATACCGTTGCAGTACACTCAACGGCTGATAAAGATCTAAAACATGTCTTACTTGCTGATGAAACCGTCTGTATTGGCCCTGCACCATCAGCAAAAAGCTATCTTAATGTCCCAGCTTTAATTGCAGCTGCTGAAGTTACTGGTGCATCTGCTATTCACCCTGGGTATGGTTTTTTGTCTGAAAATGCTGATTTTGCTGAGCAAGTTGAACGCTCAGGATTCATCTTTGTTGGTCCCAAAGCAGATACGATTCGTTTAATGGGTGACAAAGTTTCTGCAATCGACGCAATGAAAAAAGCTGGCGTTCCATGTGTTCCTGGCTCTGATGGTTCATTAAGCAATGATATTGAAACTAACAAAAAAATAGCTAAAAAGATTGGCTATCCCGTTATAATTAAAGCATCGGGCGGCGGTGGCGGTCGTGGAATGCGTATTGTTCGTCATGAAAAAGATCTCGAGCAATCAATAAAAATGACTAAAATGGAAGCAAAAACAGCTTTCAATAATGATATGGTTTACATGGAAAAATTCCTTGAAAACCCTCGTCATATTGAAATTCAAGTACTTGCCGATGGTCAAGGTCAAGCTATCTATCTTGGTGAGCGAGACTGTTCAATGCAAAGACGCCACCAAAAAGTCGTTGAAGAAGCACCTGCAATTGGTATTACACCTAAAATGCGCCAATTTATAGGTGAACGCTGTGCAAATGCGTGTATTGAGATTGGGTATCGTGGTGCTGGAACGTTTGAATTTTTATTTGAAAACGGTGAATTTTACTTCATTGAGATGAATACTCGTATTCAAGTCGAGCACCCTGTTACTGAAATGATTACAAGCGTCGATCTCATTAGAGAGCAAATCCGTATCGCATCAGGCTTGCCTTTATCAATCAAACAAAAAGATGTTCATATTAAAGGTCATGCAATAGAGTGCAGAATCAATGCCGAGGATGCAAAAACATTTATGCCATCACCAGGTAAGATTACTCGCTTCCATGCGCCTGGTGGCTTTGGTATTCGTTGGGAGTCACATATTTACGCTGGCTATAGTGTTCCACCACACTACGATTCAATGATAGGTAAGCTTATCGCTTATGGAGAAACACGTGACATTGCAATTGTAAGAATGAAAAATGCACTGGCTGAATTAGTAATTGATGGTATTAAAACTAATATTGAGCTACATATTGAGATTATGAATGACGAAAATTTCCAAAAGGGTGGTACAAATATTCACTATTTAGAGAAAAAATTAGGCATTTACGAATAA
- the coaBC gene encoding bifunctional phosphopantothenoylcysteine decarboxylase/phosphopantothenate--cysteine ligase CoaBC, whose amino-acid sequence MNLANKHILLGISGGIAAYKCPELVRQLKKLGAQVHVVMTDSAKHFVSDLSLQAVSANKVSTDLFDPSAELSMGHIELAKWADLILIAPATANIIAKLTHGLADDLLTTLCLASKAPIAIAPAMNQQMYQADITQQNIITLIERGVHIWGPDKGIQACGDIGPGRMLEPTELASNVANMFASSINLSKLNIVITAGPTQEKLDPVRYITNYSSGKMGFAIATAAATLGAKVTLISGPVNLPTPPNVNREDVRSAIDMHQKALEYAPHVDIFIACAAVADYRTKIVADQKMKKLDNSDELTITLVKNPDIVAEIAAMKKNRPFVVGFAAETNQVEEYALKKLASKNLDMICANDVSSPEQGFNVDHNALTLYWQSGKLPLPLANKNELAQQLIIEIIKHYNEYRNEKKN is encoded by the coding sequence ATGAATTTAGCTAATAAACATATTTTACTGGGAATTTCTGGTGGAATTGCAGCTTACAAATGCCCAGAGCTCGTTCGCCAACTCAAAAAATTAGGTGCTCAAGTACATGTGGTTATGACTGATTCAGCAAAACATTTTGTTTCAGATCTATCACTTCAAGCAGTATCCGCTAATAAAGTATCGACTGATCTTTTTGACCCTTCAGCAGAGCTATCAATGGGTCACATTGAGCTGGCAAAATGGGCTGATTTGATTTTAATCGCTCCAGCTACCGCGAATATCATAGCTAAATTAACTCATGGCCTTGCAGATGATCTCTTGACAACTCTCTGCCTTGCAAGTAAAGCACCTATTGCAATCGCACCAGCCATGAACCAGCAAATGTACCAAGCTGATATTACCCAGCAAAATATTATTACGCTAATTGAGCGAGGCGTACATATTTGGGGGCCAGATAAAGGGATCCAAGCCTGTGGTGATATTGGTCCAGGTAGAATGCTTGAACCTACCGAACTGGCAAGCAATGTAGCAAACATGTTCGCTAGTTCAATAAATTTGTCTAAGCTAAATATTGTTATTACCGCTGGCCCAACTCAAGAAAAACTCGATCCAGTACGTTATATTACTAACTATAGCTCAGGAAAAATGGGGTTTGCTATCGCTACAGCCGCAGCAACTCTTGGGGCCAAAGTAACGTTAATTAGTGGGCCGGTCAATTTGCCAACACCGCCTAACGTTAATCGAGAAGATGTTCGATCGGCAATCGATATGCATCAAAAGGCGCTAGAATATGCTCCGCATGTAGATATTTTTATTGCTTGTGCGGCGGTTGCTGATTATCGCACTAAAATAGTTGCCGACCAAAAAATGAAAAAGCTGGATAATAGCGATGAGCTCACAATTACATTAGTTAAAAACCCTGATATAGTTGCCGAAATTGCAGCAATGAAAAAAAATCGACCTTTTGTCGTGGGTTTTGCCGCAGAAACCAATCAAGTAGAAGAATACGCACTAAAAAAGTTAGCAAGTAAAAACCTAGATATGATCTGTGCAAATGATGTATCATCGCCAGAACAAGGTTTTAATGTTGACCATAATGCACTTACGCTTTATTGGCAATCGGGAAAATTACCATTACCGCTAGCTAATAAAAATGAGTTAGCACAACAATTAATCATTGAAATAATTAAACACTATAATGAGTACCGTAATGAAAAGAAAAATTGA
- the rng gene encoding ribonuclease G, protein MSVELLMNVTPSETRVAYVEEGILQEIHVDRESKRGIVGNIYKGKVIRILPGMQAAFVDIGLEKAAFLHASDIMPHTECVSDSEQEQFQVKDISELVRQGQDLMVQVVKDPIGTKGARLTTDITLPSRYLVFMPGPNSAHVATSQRIESEQERERLKLIIEKYITDDGGFIVRTAAEGASQNELEQDIAFLHRLWKKIQERMSRPVSKNLLYGELDLSQRILRDFVGDPIERILVDSKLIFDLLTEFTQEFMPEITNKLVHYKGNIPIFDLYDIENEIQRALDRKVKLKSGGYLIIDQTEAMTTIDINTGAFVGHRNLEETIFNTNIEATIAIARQLRLRNLGGIVIIDFIDMQEEIHRERVLQSLHDFLTKDRAKTTVNSFSALGLVEMTRKRTRESIEHILCEECSSCHGRGMVKSVETVCNEILREIVRVYKAHHSEYFLVYASTVVANALTADESHTLAEVELFVGKRVEVKIEPLYIQEQYDVVLM, encoded by the coding sequence ATGTCTGTTGAATTATTGATGAATGTTACACCATCTGAAACTCGGGTGGCTTATGTTGAAGAGGGGATTTTACAAGAAATTCATGTTGATAGAGAATCCAAAAGAGGGATCGTCGGTAATATTTATAAAGGCAAAGTTATCCGAATTTTACCTGGTATGCAAGCTGCATTTGTTGATATTGGTCTTGAAAAAGCTGCATTTTTGCATGCTTCCGATATTATGCCACATACCGAATGTGTTTCTGATAGTGAACAAGAGCAATTTCAAGTCAAAGATATTTCAGAGCTTGTTCGTCAGGGGCAAGATCTTATGGTGCAAGTAGTAAAAGATCCTATTGGGACCAAAGGAGCAAGACTTACCACTGATATTACTTTACCCTCTCGTTATTTAGTCTTTATGCCAGGCCCAAACTCTGCCCATGTCGCAACGTCGCAGCGTATTGAAAGCGAACAAGAGCGTGAGCGATTAAAACTGATCATAGAAAAATATATTACAGATGATGGTGGCTTTATTGTTAGGACCGCAGCAGAAGGCGCGAGTCAAAATGAATTAGAACAAGATATTGCATTTTTGCATCGTCTATGGAAGAAGATTCAAGAAAGGATGTCGAGACCCGTCAGTAAAAATTTACTTTATGGCGAGTTAGACTTATCTCAGCGAATTTTAAGAGACTTTGTCGGAGATCCAATTGAAAGAATTTTAGTTGACTCAAAGTTAATATTTGATTTGTTGACCGAATTTACTCAAGAATTTATGCCTGAAATAACTAATAAATTAGTGCATTATAAGGGAAACATCCCTATTTTCGATTTGTATGATATTGAGAATGAAATTCAAAGAGCATTAGACCGGAAAGTAAAGTTAAAATCTGGCGGTTATTTGATTATCGATCAAACAGAGGCAATGACTACAATTGATATTAATACAGGTGCTTTTGTTGGTCACCGCAATCTTGAAGAAACAATTTTTAATACGAATATCGAAGCAACTATTGCAATTGCAAGGCAACTACGTTTACGTAACTTAGGCGGTATTGTCATTATTGATTTTATTGATATGCAAGAAGAGATTCATCGAGAGCGAGTGTTACAGTCTTTACACGATTTTTTAACTAAAGATCGCGCCAAAACCACAGTTAACAGTTTTTCGGCCTTAGGCTTAGTCGAAATGACGCGTAAGCGTACCAGAGAGAGTATTGAGCATATCTTATGTGAAGAGTGCTCATCGTGCCATGGCCGGGGTATGGTAAAATCCGTTGAAACGGTCTGCAATGAAATTTTGCGAGAAATCGTACGAGTATACAAGGCGCACCATAGTGAATATTTTTTAGTGTATGCATCAACTGTAGTAGCGAATGCACTAACTGCCGATGAATCTCATACTTTAGCTGAAGTTGAGCTATTTGTTGGTAAGCGGGTTGAAGTAAAAATTGAACCATTATATATCCAAGAACAATATGACGTTGTATTGATGTAA
- the recN gene encoding DNA repair protein RecN yields the protein MLTQLTVNNFAIVDNLIIDFYTGMTAITGETGAGKSISVDALGLCLGARSDIAFIRHGSERTDISAHFLLDDTPSALEWLINNQLDDDNECILRRVINQDGRSKAFINGISVPASQLKELGQMLIQIHGQHEHQQLMRSDYQQRLLDQYMAENSLLSAMKIAYKKWKLASEQYAEHEKSKQDRDAHIQLLQYQLKELNEFSPIDGEYQQIDDEYKRLSNSGQLINLSSKLIDILEENTEFNLLNQLSSAKNTSEELANLDSQLVDVSTMLEDAAIQIKEAGYELRRYIDNLEVDPAKVIQLEQRISKQISLARKHHVAPQNLPILYQQLLDEFEQISKQDELNEQLLQEITQLYNQTLSCAKALHTQRVKSASVLSKKITKSMQELAMPHGQFNINIQYDETKMSETGADHVTYLVTTNPGQPLQPMSKVASGGELSRIALAIQVLTAQKIETPALIFDEIDVGISGATAAKVGNLLRELGQSTQVITVTHLPQVAGNAHHHYFVSKQTDGKHTQTQMNALDQAHRLKELARLLGGDKITENTLANAKDLLINNE from the coding sequence ATGCTGACACAATTAACGGTTAATAACTTTGCTATCGTTGATAATTTAATTATTGACTTCTATACTGGCATGACGGCGATAACAGGTGAGACAGGCGCTGGAAAATCAATATCGGTTGATGCACTTGGTCTATGTTTAGGTGCCCGTTCTGATATTGCATTTATTCGCCATGGTAGCGAACGAACTGATATTTCAGCCCATTTTTTACTTGACGACACCCCTAGTGCATTAGAGTGGTTAATAAATAATCAACTCGATGACGATAATGAATGTATCCTTCGCCGAGTGATCAACCAAGATGGTCGCTCAAAAGCCTTTATTAATGGCATATCAGTACCTGCCTCTCAGTTAAAAGAACTCGGCCAAATGCTGATACAAATTCATGGGCAACATGAACATCAGCAATTAATGCGCAGTGATTACCAGCAACGACTACTTGATCAGTATATGGCAGAGAATTCGTTGCTATCAGCGATGAAAATAGCTTATAAAAAGTGGAAACTAGCTAGTGAGCAATATGCTGAACATGAAAAATCGAAACAAGACCGTGATGCACATATTCAGTTGCTACAATACCAACTCAAAGAACTCAATGAGTTTTCCCCTATTGATGGGGAATATCAACAAATTGATGACGAATATAAACGATTATCAAACAGCGGACAGTTAATTAACTTGAGCAGTAAGCTTATTGATATACTAGAAGAAAATACTGAATTTAACCTACTAAACCAACTAAGTAGTGCTAAAAATACGTCTGAAGAATTAGCAAACTTAGATTCTCAGTTAGTTGATGTATCAACAATGCTAGAAGATGCCGCAATTCAAATAAAAGAAGCTGGATATGAACTACGTCGTTATATCGATAACCTTGAGGTTGACCCTGCAAAAGTAATACAGCTAGAGCAGCGTATATCCAAACAGATTTCATTAGCTCGTAAACATCATGTTGCTCCACAAAATTTACCAATACTATACCAACAGTTATTAGATGAGTTTGAACAAATTTCAAAGCAAGATGAGCTGAATGAACAGCTATTACAAGAAATTACTCAACTGTATAATCAAACGTTATCTTGTGCTAAAGCATTGCATACCCAACGAGTAAAATCGGCAAGTGTTCTATCTAAAAAAATAACCAAAAGTATGCAAGAGCTCGCTATGCCACATGGGCAGTTTAATATTAATATTCAATATGATGAGACTAAAATGAGCGAAACAGGTGCAGATCACGTTACGTATTTAGTAACTACCAATCCAGGGCAACCGCTACAACCAATGAGCAAAGTCGCTTCAGGAGGAGAGTTATCGCGTATTGCATTGGCGATTCAAGTACTAACTGCACAAAAAATTGAAACCCCAGCATTAATTTTTGATGAGATTGATGTTGGTATCAGTGGTGCAACAGCAGCTAAAGTTGGTAATTTACTAAGGGAGTTAGGACAATCAACTCAGGTAATTACGGTAACCCATCTCCCACAAGTAGCAGGTAATGCGCATCATCACTATTTTGTATCAAAACAAACTGATGGCAAACATACTCAAACTCAAATGAATGCACTAGATCAAGCCCATCGGTTAAAGGAACTAGCTAGATTATTGGGTGGAGATAAAATTACTGAAAATACCTTAGCCAATGCAAAAGACTTACTAATAAATAATGAGTAA